In Rhodospirillales bacterium, the genomic window TGTGGCTGATGATCGTCTTCGGCTTGAACCCCTGGCGCTTGGCTTCCAGAAGCGCGCCGACGTTGGCCTGGAAGTGCGAGCTGAGGACGAAGAGGTCGAGATTCGCGCGCTTCAGCTTGCGGATTTGAACCGAGAAGTCGCGATCGGTTTCGTACCATTCGACATAGGCGGCGGGCTCGACGTTGCGGCGCTTGAGCGCCGGAAGATAGGCCGCGCGCCAGGCCGCGACCGAGTGCGCCTCGTTGGCCTCGACGGCGCCGCCGTAGACTTTGTAGGGGCCATATTTCTTCTCGACCACCGAGAGGGTGGTTTCGTGCTGCTCTGGCTCGTTGCCGGCGTTGCGGAAACTCCACGGCGAAATACCGGCCACACCCGCCTTCATCGACAGGAACGACATGGACGGCACCTGCAAGCCGGGATCGCTCTTGTCGTCGAGTTTCTTCTGCAAGAGTCCCCACATGCTTTCGGTCACGCGGCTGTATTGCGTGCCGGTGATGATCAGGCATTTGTCCTTTTCCGCGAGCTTGCGGAAGAGGGGTACGCCCTGATCCGGCGATGTCTGGTCGTCCTCCGAGATGAGTTTGATCTGGAAATTCTTGCCGCCAACGGCGATGCCGCCCTTGGCGTTGATCTCGTCGATGGCGATCAGCTTGCCGATGTAATTGGGAGCACCGAGGGCCGCGCCGATCCCCGTCAAGGGTTCGATGCTGCCGATCGTGATCGCGCCGTCGAATTGCTTCGCCGCGAGCGCGGCGCGCGGGATTACGCCGCCCATGGCGGCCAATGCCGCGGCGCTCGCGCCGGCC contains:
- a CDS encoding ABC transporter substrate-binding protein is translated as MSKWTRRETLKAGASAAALAAMGGVIPRAALAAKQFDGAITIGSIEPLTGIGAALGAPNYIGKLIAIDEINAKGGIAVGGKNFQIKLISEDDQTSPDQGVPLFRKLAEKDKCLIITGTQYSRVTESMWGLLQKKLDDKSDPGLQVPSMSFLSMKAGVAGISPWSFRNAGNEPEQHETTLSVVEKKYGPYKVYGGAVEANEAHSVAAWRAAYLPALKRRNVEPAAYVEWYETDRDFSVQIRKLKRANLDLFVLSSHFQANVGALLEAKRQGFKPKTIISHIGADAIEMVQLGGDAVEGIVFPAAVHQSMSLVQPLAVEYKKRTKEKYMPQFTGLGYEGMYILKHAMETAGIKNTPESLQEDRRKVRDVLAGLKNYKSFAGMTLNMNENRDIVRPTYLVKIDKGDFRMWWDQEKGFLF